The Aeromonas jandaei genomic interval ACCGCATCTATCGCTCGATGAAATCCGAGGTGGTGGATGACGGTGTCGGCTTGCCGCTGGATGTCTGTTTCACCCTGCGCCCGGGCCGGGATATCACGGTAGTGGCCTGGGGAGCCTGCATTCAGGAGGTGATGCGGGCGGCGAACCTGCTGGCCGAGCAGGATATTCAGTGCGAGGTGCTGGATCTGGCCACCATCAAGCCGTTGGATATGGAGACCATCCTCACCTCGGTGCGCAAAACCGGTCGCTTGCTGGTAGTGCATGAGGCGTGTGGCAGCTTCGGGGTCGGGGCCGAAATTGTAGCGCGGGTGACCGAGCAGGCACTTCCCTGCCTCAAGGCGCCGCCCAAACGGTTGACCGGCGTGGATGCCGCCGTGCCCTATTATCGCAACGAAGCGTATTACCTCATCACCGAGCAGGATATCGCCGATGCCGCTCACCAGCTGATGGAGAACCAGTGGCTATGAAATTTTTCAAATTACCTGATCTGGGTGAAGGGTTGGCCGAAGCCGAGATCGTCGAATGGAAGGTGAGTGCCGGTGATACCGTCGAGGTCGATCAGGTGCTGTTGTCGGTGGAAACGGCCAAGGCGCTGGTGGATGTACCCTCTCCGGTGGCCGGGGTGATTGCCCGTCTCTGCGGCGCCGAGGGGGATATCCTCCATATCGGTGCGCCGCTGGTGGAATTCGAGGGGGGCGAAGATGATGGCACCGTGGTGGGCAAGGTGAGTGCCCATCAGCAGCATATCGAGGATCACTTCGTGGTGGGGGCCATTGCCCCGGGTGGCTCGCTGGTACAAGCCATGCCAGCGGTGCGACTGCTGGCACAAAAACTGGGTCTGGATATCGACCGGATCAAGGGAAGTGGCAGCGGCGGTATGGTGACCGAACTGGATGTGCAGCAGGCATTCGAGGCCCAGCAGAGCAGTGGCAACGAATTCCTCAAAGGGTCACGGCGAGCCATGGCCAAGGCGATGGAGCTCTCTCATCAGACGGTGGTGCCGGTCAGCATCACCGACGAGGTGGATTTGCGTCACTGGCGCCCTGATGAGGATGTGACGGTGCGCCTTATCAAGGCCATTGGCGTGGCGTGCCGCGCCGAGCCCTCGATGAACGCCTGGTTTGATGGTGAAACCCTGTCAAGACGGTTGTTCAAAGAGGTCAATGTGGCCATTGCGGTGGATTCCAAACATGGCCTCTATGTGCCGGTGATGGAGAACGTAGCCGAGCGGGAGGGGGCAGATATCCGGCAGGGGCTGGATCGGATGATCGCCGATGTGAAGGCGCGTGCTGTGCCCCGCGAGATGTTGCAGGGGGCGACTATTACGCTCACCAACTTCGGCGCCATCGCAGGCCGTTATGCCAGCCCTATCGTGACGCCGCCGCAGGTGGCCATCATCGGGGCGGGTAAGTTGTTCGAGAAAGTGGTGTTCATCCATGGCGAGGCTCGTCCGGTGAGGGCACTGCCGCTGTCGATGACATTTGACCACAGAGCCTGTACCGGCGGCGAGGCGGCCCGCTTCCTCAAGGCACTGGTACAAGCGCTGGAAGCGCCGACCCTGTAACGGTTGTGCCCTGCCGTTGGCAGGGCACAAATTTGTTTGCGTAATCTACAAAGCCACGTATAATCCTAGGCAGCTTGAAAGGGCGATAGTTATGTCAATGAATTTGATGTTTTACATCTTTTCCTGTTGTTCATAAATTAATCCCGTTTTTTGAGCTTTACCCGCTGAAAAGCATAAGTAATTATTTTGAATACAGGTTTAAAGATATGTCTAACATGATCACCGGTACCGTTAAGTTTTTCAACGAAACCAAAGGTTTTGGCTTCATCCAGCAAGAAAACGGCCCGGACGTTTTCGTTCACTTCAGCGCCATTCAAGGTAACGGTTTCCGTACCCTGGCTGAAGGTCAGCGCGTACAGTTCTCTGTGACCCAAGGTCAGAAAGGCCCGCAGGCTGAGAACGTAACTGCTCTGTAATTCTTACAGAATTTAAGAAAGCCGTGGTGCCTCTGGTACCACGGCTTTTTGTTTATATGGCCTTTGTTCCTGACTCATACGGTGTGTGAATCATGTTCCAGACCCTGTTGCTCCTGACTGCATTGACCCCGATTGTGGATGAACCCGCACCGGTGCAGGCCGCCATGGAGGCTGAGCGGGTTTGCCAGCAGTTTGTCCATGTGCGGCTAGGTGAAGAGCGGCAACCGGATGAAATTGAGGCCCGCCTGATCCCCGACAGGGAGTCAGAGTGGCTGGTCGATGGCAAAGTAAAAGTGACCCGAAGCGTCCTTTGCTGTTTGCCTGTCATCTCCATCAGGGAGAGCGCTGGGAGCTGCTCAACTTTTCGCTGTGGGCTCCCCAGCCGGTCAAAGCGGTTTGAGTGCGACCAGCAGGTGCTGCAGATGCTCTACCATGGTCATGCCAAACGGGGTGAGGTAGCCGCCATCTTCGGCACTGATGAGCCCTTGCTGATGCAGGTGAACCGCTGCCTGGCACAGCTCTTCAGACATGTCGCTGCGTAATTTGATGCCCAGGCTCATGTTGGCCGGATCAAAGCATGCCAGTATCTTCAACTGGTTTATTACGTCATCAGAAATCTGATCGATACCAATCATGGATCTACTCCTTACGCTAAAGATGTATGCAAACTAGCACTCCCGGATCCACTTTAGTGGGCGCTGGTTCAAAGTATTGGTCTTTGTCTCTGCCATACCCTGCCGAGTGCTGTTTTTTTGGGCGTAATCAGATGGTTGCCACTTCTCCTCGCAAGCCCCTCACCATGCCAAACGTGATAGGATAGAGCCCTCCTGTTAACCGGACGGTTCGCTTGCGACTGTTCGCCCAGTTCAAGGTATTGCTCATGGTCAAGATCACTCTGGTATCCCTGCTGCATTCACACTCTGCCGGTTTTCCGGTCTACCCCGTCTCTCTGTTGACCTCCTTGCTGGAGAGCCATGAGGGTGATCTGTGGTTGCCTGCCCGCAAGGGGAGCGATATTGCCCAACTGCGCAAGCATGCCAAAGGGGCTCAGGCCCGTGAACTGGCAAGTCTCGATGCCGGCTGGTGTGACTTTGCCACCGGTAAGGAGGGGGCGACTGCCGAGCTGGATGCCCTTGCCAACTACGATGCCGAGATGATGGAGAATCTCCAGATGTATTGGCACAGTGCGGCCAAGATCAACAGCCCCATCAGTGACAACCTGTTCGAGCTGCGCCGCGAAGTGGTCGATGAAGCGCACGGCGCCAAACTGGCGACAGCCTGGCTGGCGCAGCAGCAACTTCGCTTCGAGCAGTTGATGAGCGCGGCGGCGAGTGGCCGGGAGCAACTCTGCTTTGTCGAGGTCGAGTCAGCCTACTGGCTGCGGCAAAAACTGAGTGAAACACCGGATGTGGAGCTGATCACCCCGGTGTTTTAATCCGGCCAATATGGCGAGCCTGGCTTTTTTATCCGGCTCCCTGCTCTATCCTTATGGGCGTTTCGCTTCCCCCGTCTGGCGTCAGGGGGGGGCAGGCTGGACAAGCTGACCACAAGATGTGAACATGGCGCCCTTTATCGATTGAGAGAGACTTGGCCAATGAGCTATGAACTGAGCGACACCGAGCGCAATGCCGCGCTGCAACTGAACGCTGACTACCGTTACGATCACTTCATCAGCAAGCTGGTCGAGCATGAAGAGCTGTTTGTACTGACCGACGAGCACGGCGTCATGATGCTGACTACCGACGATGAAGATTGCATCCCGGTATGGCCGCACCCGGAATACGCCAAGGCGTGGGCCGAAGGGGAGTGGGCCGAGTGCAAGCCGCAGTCCATCACCCTCAAGGTGTGGCTTGATCGCTGGATCGACGGCATGGAGCAGGACGAACTGTGCGTCGCCGTGTTCCCGACTCCGGATCAGGAAGGCATTGTGCTGGAGCCGGCCGACATCGCTGACGCTATTGCCCAGAAGCAGGCCAAGCGCGGCTAATCGCCCCCAGCTCGACGCGAGCAACTGAGGTTGCAAAAAACCGGTTGCAAAAGAAGACCCCGCCAGTGTGTGGGGTCTTTTTGTATCTGCCGCTGGCTCAGGGCTGCTTGAAGCGGGTATCGACCTGAGTTACGGTAGGGAAGCTCTGGCCGCTCTTGATGGCCTCCCGCGTTTCATTTTTTACCTGTTCGTCGATCCAGAACAGACCGCCATAGCTGTAACCGCTGTTGCCGCCATCGAGGGGCCAGTGGAGCAACTCGCTCTTGGGCGTAGCGGGCACCTTGGGCAGTTTTATCCAGCGCCAGGCACCATCACGGGTGTAGGGCACCTGATAGGTGGGCACGAAGCTGGCGAGCTCATAGAGCCGCTGCTGGATCTGGCGCGACAGCTCGGCCTTTTTGCCAAAATCGAAAGCCTTGTCGTACTGCTCTACCAGGGCGGTCATCGCCTCGTCATCGATGTTCATGATGTTGTTGGTTTGCGGTTTGTGGGCGTTGATCTTGTGAAAGTGCTCCCAGTAGGCGGGGTAGCGACCAGCACTCCAGGCCATCCAGGCACTCTGGTGCTTTTTCTCCAGTATCGACTTGAAGCCAGCCGAGGCGTCCATCAGGTTTAGCTCCAGATTGAGCCCCGCCTTCTTGGCCTCCTCTCGCAGCAGGGTCAGACGTTGGGCATGCTCTGCCGTGGTGTAGGTGATGGTCAGGGTAAGCGGCTCTCCCTTGCCATTTTGCAAAATGCCGTCAGGGCCGGCGGAGGTAAAGCCCGCCTTGGCAAAGTAGGTGCGCGCCAGTTTCGGATCGAAGGGCCGCGCCTTGAGCTCGGTGTTGGTAAAATCTCCCTGACCTGCGCCGTAGCTGTTGAGGCGCTGATAATCACCGCGCAGCAGGGTGGTGAGCATCTTGTCGATATTGAGGGCGTGCTGGATGCCGAGCCGCACATCGAGATCGCTCAGCAGCGGATCGGCGGTGTTGAGATAGAGGCCCGTGGGGGATTGCGGGGTCTGGTTGTAGAACCACAGCCGCTCTATATAGCCCTTCTCGAACTCCGGCGTTTTGCTCTTGTCATGCCACCAGTTGGGCATCACCAGTGGGAAGGTATCGAGCTCGCCGCGCAGGAAGTGCTGCCAGGCGATGTTCTGATCCCTGATCACCTTGATCTCGAGTCGTGCGGGATTGAAGCGGTGCTGGAAGTAGCGCTCGTCATCGCCCCACCAATCCTTGACCCGTTTGAAAGTGACCGACTTGCCCTTCTTCACCTCGTCGATCTGGTAGGGGCCGGTGACCGGCAGCACCTTCCAGTTGTACTCCTTGACCCAATTGCTGGTGAGCTTGATGGCGTGGCTCGGCTCCGGGCTGATGGGCAGTGACTCCAGCAGATCCTGGCGACTCTTTGCAATGCCGCTGGAGATGGAGAGGGTGTGGTCGTCAAAGCGGGTCACATCGACAATCTGGGTACTGTAGTAGTTGTTGTACCAGGGATCGTTTATCTCCTTGCTGCGCATCATCTTGAGGGTAAACACCCAGTCATCGGCGGTAACCGGTTGGCCGTCCGACCAGCGAGCTTTCGGGTTGATGCGAAAATAGAGGGTCTTGTTGTCGGAGCCGAAAGCCCATTCACTCGCCAGCATCGGCATGGGGTTGCCGGTAATTGGGTGAGTGGCCAGCAGCGGCAGGTTGGTCTCCCTGACATAGGCAGCAAACGCACCATTGGAGTCAGGCCCGAACTTGCGCAGGGTGAGGGGGAAACTGGTGACGAAGTCGCGGAATGTTCCCCCCCGTTTGGCTGCAGGATCCGCGTAAACGGGATCCGTGTTGTTGCTCTCCCACTTCAAATCGGCTGGCAGGATGGCGCTCCAGCTGTAGTGACTCAAACAGAGGGTCAGGGTGATGGCACTGGTGCGAAGAAGGCGCGGGATGATCCGGGATCCGGCGGTGAATGTCGATGGCATATCCTTGCTCTCCTGATAGCTGCGTCCTGCAGGTCACCTGATGGTGGCTTCAGCCCCGTTGGGGGCTGGCTCATGATGGAAATTTTCCTCGCCCCGGTCAATGGCGGCGGGCAAATAACGGATCAGGCGGCCTGTGGTTTGAACCAGCGCAGCCGGCCGCCCAGCAGATGCACCACAAAGCCGAGTAGCACCAGAGCAGAGCCCAGCCACTGCAACGCAGTGGGATGCTCGTCCAGCAGCAGGGCTGCCGCCACCATGCCGACACAGGGCACCAGCAGGGAGAGGGGCGCTACCTGCGCCACCGGATAGCGCATCAGCAGCCGCCCCCACAGACCGTAGCCGAGCCAGGTAGCGACAAAGGAGAGATAGAGCACGCACAGGAAACCCTGCCAGCTGATATTGAGCAGGCTGCTGGTCATCAGTTCCGGCCCCTCGAACAGCCAGGAGAGTGCGAAGAAGGGGAGGATGGGCACCACTCCGCCCCAGGCGATAAGGCTGGGCAGGGTGGTCTGATAGCGCAGCCCGATCTGGCGATTGATGACGTTGCCAAGGCCCCAGCAGGCGGCCGCGCAGAGGGTCAGCACGAAGCCGAGCAGGGTGAGATTGCCTTCGCCATGGGTGGCGATGAGATAGAGGCCGGCCCCCGCCAGCGGCAGGGCTACCCAGTGGTGGTGTTGCCAGCGCTCACCCAGCCAGATCATGGCGAACAGCAGGGTGAACACCACCTGGGATTGCAGTACCAGCGAGGCCATGCCAGCCGGCATGCCGAACTTCATGGCGCAGAACAGAAAGGAGAACTGGCCCAGACTGATGGCGCCGCCATAGGCCAGCAGCCAGCGCCAGGGCATGGCGGGTCTGGGGACCCAGCAAGATGGCGGGAAAGACCACACCGACAAAGCGCAGCGCCCCCAGCAGCAACGGGGGAATTCCCTCCAGCCCCCACTTGATGGCGACGAAGTTGAGCCCCCAGCAGAGAATGACCAGAGCGGCCAGAAACTTGTCCTTGATGTGCATGCGGCGTCCTTCGGTTCGTGGCCCGGGAGAGGCCAAAAGAGGACGAGCATACCCCAGCCTCGGTGGGCGCCGTCAAGCCGTCAGGTGGTGGAGCACCCCGGCAACGGGGGGCAAGGTGCGATTCAGGCGGCGACGCAGTGCACCGTGATGCCACGCGCGGCCAGGGTGGCCCGCATGGGGGCGGGCAGGGCGTCGTCGGTGACCAGCACGCCGATCTGGCCCGGTGTACCGAGCGGGCTCGGGTGGATGGCGCCGAACTTGCTGCTGTCGGTGATGACCACATTGGTCACCCCCTTGGCCAGCACGCTGTTGACCACGTCGGCCCGCATCATGTCGCGGCCGGTGAAGCCCATCTCGGGATGAAAGCCATCCACCCCGATGAAGGCCTTGGAGAAGTGCACCTGCTCGATGCACAGTCGGGTCAGCGGCCCCACCACGCTCTCGCTCTGATGCTGGAACAGGCCGCCGAGCAGCACTACCTGAGCCTGGGTATCGCGCAGCAGGTGGGCAATGTAACTGCTGATGGTGATGATGGTGACCCGCTTGTGCAGGGCCAGATGGCGGGCCAGCAGGGCGTTGGCGCTGCCCCCCTCGATAAAGACCGTCTCGCCATCCTCCACCAGCTGGGCGGCCCGCTCGGCGAGGCGCTCCTTGAGCAGGTAGTTGATGTTCATCCTGGCATCGGGGTCGTCGCTCTCCAGCGCCATGGCCGAGCCGTGCACCCGCTTGAGCAGCCCCTGCTTTTCGAGAGCGGTCAGGTCGTTGCGCACCGTCACCTCCGAGACCCCGGTACGTTGGGATAGCTCGCTCACGCTCATCTTGCGGGCCTGATGGACCAGGGTGAGGATCAGTTGGTGGCGTGGGTTCATGGGACCTCGCTGGTTGACAGTGGATAGCGGCAAGCCACCGCTCGGGTGGCTTGCCGGTCATATAAGGGGCACAGCTGCCCCTGGTGGGGCCCGTCAGAGACTGTGCTCGGTTCGGGCGATGATATCATCTTGCGCATCGGGGGATAAGGCGGTGAAGAAGGCCGAGTAACCCGCCACCCGCACCACCAGATCCCGGTACTGATCGGGATGGGCCTTGGCCGCCAGCAGGGTTTCCCGCGAGACGATGTTGTACTGCACGTGCCACCCCTTGTGTACCTCGAAGAAGGTGCGCAGCAGGCTCATCAGCTTGGCCTTGTCCCGCTCGTTTTCAAGGCTGGCCGGGCTCAGCTTCTGGTTGAGCAGCACGCCGCCGAGGATGGCCGCCGTGGGCAGCTTGCCAAGGGAGTTGAACACCGCCGTGGGGCCGAGACGATCCGAACCCGATGAGGGGCTGGCCCCTTCCGCCAGCGGCGTGCGGGCGTGGCGGCCATCCGGGGTGGCCATGGTGGCCGCACCGAAGGGCACGTTGGCCGAGATGGAGGAGGTGCCCGCATAGTAGGTGCCGCCGATGGGGCCGCGTCCGAAACGGGTGTTGTGCAGCCCCTTGAGTTCGTCGATGTAGCTCTGGTAGGCCTGTACCAGCAGCATGTCTACCTCGTCCAGATCGTTGCCATATTTGGGGGCGGCATTGGTGAGGCGCATACGCAGTTGCTCGCCTTTGACCCCGGCAAAATCCTGCTCGAGCGCTTCGGCCAGCTCACTCTGGTCTACGACCCCCTGCTCGAACACCAGTTTCTTCAGCGCCGCCAGACTGTTGCCCAGGTTGGCGATCCCCACCTGCAGGCCGGAGACCCAGTCATAGACGGCGCCCCCCTGCTTGATGGTTTTGCCACGTTCGATGCAGTCATCCACCAGGGCGCTGCAGAGGATGTCGTGGGCCTGAGCCTCTAGCACGCTGTCGACCACACAATCGATCTCGATGGATTTGCGGGTGAAGTAGCGCACCTGCTCGTCCCAGCGGGCCATCACCTCGTCGAAGTGGCCGAACGTGCCGTCCCGCAGCGACTGGGACTGAGGCA includes:
- a CDS encoding dihydrolipoamide acetyltransferase family protein — protein: MKFFKLPDLGEGLAEAEIVEWKVSAGDTVEVDQVLLSVETAKALVDVPSPVAGVIARLCGAEGDILHIGAPLVEFEGGEDDGTVVGKVSAHQQHIEDHFVVGAIAPGGSLVQAMPAVRLLAQKLGLDIDRIKGSGSGGMVTELDVQQAFEAQQSSGNEFLKGSRRAMAKAMELSHQTVVPVSITDEVDLRHWRPDEDVTVRLIKAIGVACRAEPSMNAWFDGETLSRRLFKEVNVAIAVDSKHGLYVPVMENVAEREGADIRQGLDRMIADVKARAVPREMLQGATITLTNFGAIAGRYASPIVTPPQVAIIGAGKLFEKVVFIHGEARPVRALPLSMTFDHRACTGGEAARFLKALVQALEAPTL
- a CDS encoding cold-shock protein — translated: MSNMITGTVKFFNETKGFGFIQQENGPDVFVHFSAIQGNGFRTLAEGQRVQFSVTQGQKGPQAENVTAL
- a CDS encoding DNA-binding transcriptional regulator YciT gives rise to the protein MNPRHQLILTLVHQARKMSVSELSQRTGVSEVTVRNDLTALEKQGLLKRVHGSAMALESDDPDARMNINYLLKERLAERAAQLVEDGETVFIEGGSANALLARHLALHKRVTIITISSYIAHLLRDTQAQVVLLGGLFQHQSESVVGPLTRLCIEQVHFSKAFIGVDGFHPEMGFTGRDMMRADVVNSVLAKGVTNVVITDSSKFGAIHPSPLGTPGQIGVLVTDDALPAPMRATLAARGITVHCVAA
- a CDS encoding TIGR02647 family protein translates to MIGIDQISDDVINQLKILACFDPANMSLGIKLRSDMSEELCQAAVHLHQQGLISAEDGGYLTPFGMTMVEHLQHLLVALKPL
- a CDS encoding extracellular solute-binding protein, coding for MPSTFTAGSRIIPRLLRTSAITLTLCLSHYSWSAILPADLKWESNNTDPVYADPAAKRGGTFRDFVTSFPLTLRKFGPDSNGAFAAYVRETNLPLLATHPITGNPMPMLASEWAFGSDNKTLYFRINPKARWSDGQPVTADDWVFTLKMMRSKEINDPWYNNYYSTQIVDVTRFDDHTLSISSGIAKSRQDLLESLPISPEPSHAIKLTSNWVKEYNWKVLPVTGPYQIDEVKKGKSVTFKRVKDWWGDDERYFQHRFNPARLEIKVIRDQNIAWQHFLRGELDTFPLVMPNWWHDKSKTPEFEKGYIERLWFYNQTPQSPTGLYLNTADPLLSDLDVRLGIQHALNIDKMLTTLLRGDYQRLNSYGAGQGDFTNTELKARPFDPKLARTYFAKAGFTSAGPDGILQNGKGEPLTLTITYTTAEHAQRLTLLREEAKKAGLNLELNLMDASAGFKSILEKKHQSAWMAWSAGRYPAYWEHFHKINAHKPQTNNIMNIDDEAMTALVEQYDKAFDFGKKAELSRQIQQRLYELASFVPTYQVPYTRDGAWRWIKLPKVPATPKSELLHWPLDGGNSGYSYGGLFWIDEQVKNETREAIKSGQSFPTVTQVDTRFKQP
- a CDS encoding DUF2750 domain-containing protein; the protein is MSYELSDTERNAALQLNADYRYDHFISKLVEHEELFVLTDEHGVMMLTTDDEDCIPVWPHPEYAKAWAEGEWAECKPQSITLKVWLDRWIDGMEQDELCVAVFPTPDQEGIVLEPADIADAIAQKQAKRG